One part of the Pecten maximus chromosome 1, xPecMax1.1, whole genome shotgun sequence genome encodes these proteins:
- the LOC117326380 gene encoding uncharacterized protein LOC117326380, with the protein MPILGEPYLCDLLTTYICRVEITARTTPVLAKSPAMFKEVAVILGLCMVLVSARTSCTRDDQCGSGECCYYHEGPMIMSRKRQQHAQLSLPQDLTLMHQGGYCEVYKRVNESCSVFGKINGHCECGPGLTCKFVSSGPSLLGPDTIVASKRSMVFQGPGSYLCVAH; encoded by the exons ATGCCGATCCTCGGAGAACCTTATCTCTGTGACCTTCTAACCACGTATATATGCAGAGTAGAAATTACTGCCAGAACTACACCTGTTCTGGCCAAATCACCTGCAATGTTCAAGGAAGTAGCTGTTATCTTGGGTTTGTGCATGGTTCTGGTCTCTGCAAGG ACGAGTTGCACTAGAGATGACCAATGTGGAAGCGGGGAGTGCTGTTACTACCACGAGGGGCCAATGATCATGAGCCGTAAAAGGCAGCAGCATGCCCAGTTATCTCTGCCACAAGATTTGACGTTGATGCACCAGGGAG GCTACTGTGAGGTCTACAAACGTGTGAATGAATCCTGTAGCGTCTTTGGCAAGATAAACGGCCATTGTGAATGCGGTCCTGGACTGACATGTAAGTTTGTGTCGTCTGGACCGTCTTTATTGGGACCTGACACCATTGTCGCCAGCAAGAGAAGCATGGTATTCCAAGGACCTGGTAGTTATTTGTGTGTAGCGCACTGA